In Canis lupus familiaris isolate Mischka breed German Shepherd chromosome 9, alternate assembly UU_Cfam_GSD_1.0, whole genome shotgun sequence, a single window of DNA contains:
- the AANAT gene encoding serotonin N-acetyltransferase, giving the protein MSTQSAHHLESEASHLQPEIPEAPSHRRRHTLPASEFRCLTPEDAASVFEIEREAFISVLGICPLYLDEIKHFLSLCPELSLGWFQEGRLVAFIIGSLWDEERLTQESLTLHRPGGHTVHLHVLAVHHTFRGQGKGSMLMWRYLYHLGSQPAVRRAVLMCEDALVPFYQSLGFHLVGPCAITLGSLTFTELQCFMRGHISLRRNSGC; this is encoded by the exons ATGTCCACACAGAGCGCACACCACCTGGAGTCCGAGGCCTCGCACCTGCAGCCGGAGATCCCGGAGGCCCCGAGCCACCGGCGGCGCCACACGCTTCCCGCCAGCGAGTTTCGCTGCCTCACTCCAGAGGATGCTGCCAGCGTGTTTGAGATCGAGCGTGAAG CCTTCATCTCTGTCTTGGGCATCTGCCCACTGTATCTGGACGAGATCAAGCACTTCCTGAGCCTGTGTCCAGAGCTGTCCCTGGGCTGGTTCCAGGAGGGCCGCCTTGTGGCCTTCATCATTGGCTCGCTTTGGGACGAGGAGAGACTCACTCAG GAGTCGCTGACGCTGCACCGGCCGGGGGGCCACACCGTTCACCTACACGTGCTGGCGGTGCACCACACTTTCCGGGGGCAAGGCAAGGGCTCCATGCTGATGTGGCGCTACCTGTACCACCTGGGGAGCCAGCCAGCAGTGCGCCGGGCCGTGCTCATGTGCGAGGATGCACTGGTACCCTTCTACCAGAGTCTGGGCTTCCACCTTGTGGGCCCGTGCGCCATCACCCTGGGCTCACTCACCTTCACTGAGCTCCAATGCTTCATGCGGGGCCACATCTCCCTGCGCAGGAACAGCGGCTGCTGA